In Janibacter alkaliphilus, the following proteins share a genomic window:
- a CDS encoding STAS domain-containing protein → MGVSVTTSEQGPVPVVHVQGDVDVTSAPSMREAIDALILAGHRRMVLDLTDVSFIDSTGLGVVVGRLKGLRRSAGVLTVAASHERVLRVLGITGLDTVLDVAPDVDAAIAAAAQTAQ, encoded by the coding sequence ATGGGTGTCAGCGTGACCACCAGCGAGCAGGGCCCGGTCCCGGTCGTGCACGTCCAGGGGGACGTCGACGTCACCTCCGCGCCGTCCATGCGGGAGGCCATCGACGCGCTCATCCTCGCCGGCCACCGCCGGATGGTGCTGGACCTGACCGACGTCTCCTTCATCGACTCCACCGGCCTCGGGGTCGTCGTCGGCCGGCTGAAGGGGTTGCGCCGCTCCGCCGGGGTGCTCACCGTGGCCGCCTCCCACGAGCGGGTGCTGCGGGTGCTGGGCATCACCGGCCTGGACACCGTCCTGGACGTCGCCCCGGACGTCGACGCCGCGATCGCTGCAGCCGCCCAGACCGCCCAGTAG
- a CDS encoding DEAD/DEAH box helicase, whose translation MPDLPERSQHADTGTPPAGTAGGADVPSAGGAVAPCDGWGRTTLAGLAAGRGEPLRHVEELPARPARHAEMPGWVAPALRSTLAGQGITSLWSHQREAADLARDGEHVVVATGTASGKSLAYLLPSLTAVLEAEATPLGRASVLYLSPTKALAADQLDRLRSWAVPGIRPATYDGDTPTEERRWIRQHANVVLTNPDLVHHSLLPAHEHWSGFLRALRYVVVDECHAYRGIFGSHVALLLRRLRRVARRYGTDPTVVLASATAGDPAAHASRLVGAPVTEVVEDGSPRGAVTFGLWQPPEDQDGQRRSPTAEAGELLSELVAQDVQTLAFARSRAGVEALALTAGRRLPEGGPLAGRVAAYRGGYLPEERRLLEQRLRSRELLGLAATNALELGVDVAGLDAVLMAGWPGRLASLWQQAGRAGRAGGEALAVLLAADDPLDSWLVDHPEAIFGAPVEASVLDPGNVHVLAPHLACAAAELPVTEDDEQWFGPSLGTVLEVLVQRGILRRRPGGWYWTRPDRPGEHVSLRGIGDVVSVVETRTGRVVGTVDGTSAHSQVHTGAVHLHQGETYVVTDLDLEGATASVVRGDPGWSTQATSVSSFDLVAEEEASEHGPVRVSYGRVRVREQVTGFLRRLPGGEVIGTHPLTLPERSLSTRGVWWTMQPDALAAAGVTEAEVPGAAHAAEHAAIGMLPLLATCDRWDIGGVSTACHPDTGLPTILVHDGHPGGAGFAERAHQRLREWLAATRETIADCPCESGCPSCVVSPKCGNGNEPLSKAGAVALLDVVRDATRVAAS comes from the coding sequence ATGCCCGACCTGCCAGAACGCTCCCAGCACGCGGACACCGGCACCCCTCCCGCGGGGACCGCCGGGGGCGCCGACGTGCCCTCCGCCGGAGGCGCCGTCGCTCCCTGCGACGGGTGGGGCCGGACCACGCTCGCCGGCCTGGCGGCCGGCCGCGGAGAACCGCTGCGGCACGTCGAGGAGCTGCCGGCACGCCCGGCCCGGCACGCCGAGATGCCCGGCTGGGTGGCTCCGGCGCTGCGCTCGACCCTCGCCGGGCAGGGCATCACCTCGCTGTGGTCGCACCAGCGGGAGGCGGCCGACCTGGCGCGCGACGGGGAGCACGTCGTGGTGGCGACCGGCACCGCCTCCGGGAAGTCGCTGGCCTACCTGCTGCCGTCGCTGACCGCGGTGCTGGAGGCCGAGGCCACCCCGCTGGGACGGGCGAGCGTGCTCTACCTCTCGCCGACGAAGGCGCTCGCCGCAGACCAGCTGGACCGGCTGCGGTCGTGGGCGGTGCCCGGGATCCGGCCGGCGACCTACGACGGGGACACCCCCACCGAGGAACGGCGGTGGATCCGCCAGCACGCCAACGTCGTGCTGACCAACCCCGACCTCGTGCACCACTCGCTGCTGCCGGCGCACGAGCACTGGTCGGGCTTCCTGCGGGCGCTGCGCTACGTCGTCGTCGACGAGTGCCACGCCTACCGGGGGATCTTCGGCAGCCACGTCGCGCTGCTGCTGCGGCGGCTGCGCCGGGTCGCCCGCCGCTACGGCACCGACCCCACCGTCGTGCTGGCCTCGGCCACCGCCGGCGACCCGGCGGCGCACGCCTCCCGGCTGGTCGGGGCGCCGGTGACCGAGGTGGTCGAGGACGGCTCGCCGCGCGGCGCGGTCACCTTCGGGCTGTGGCAGCCGCCGGAGGATCAGGACGGTCAGCGCCGCTCCCCGACCGCCGAGGCCGGCGAGCTGCTCTCCGAGCTGGTGGCCCAGGACGTGCAGACGCTCGCCTTCGCCCGGTCCCGGGCCGGGGTCGAGGCGCTCGCCCTCACCGCCGGTCGGCGGCTGCCCGAAGGGGGTCCGCTGGCCGGACGGGTGGCCGCCTACCGCGGCGGCTACCTGCCAGAGGAGCGGCGGCTGCTGGAGCAGCGGCTGCGCTCCCGAGAGCTGCTCGGCCTGGCGGCCACCAACGCGCTGGAGCTGGGTGTGGACGTCGCCGGGCTGGACGCGGTGCTCATGGCCGGGTGGCCCGGACGGCTGGCCTCGCTGTGGCAGCAGGCCGGCCGGGCCGGGCGGGCCGGCGGCGAGGCGCTGGCGGTGCTGCTGGCCGCGGACGACCCGCTGGACTCGTGGCTGGTGGACCACCCGGAGGCCATCTTCGGCGCGCCCGTCGAGGCGAGCGTGCTCGACCCGGGCAACGTGCACGTGCTGGCCCCGCACCTGGCCTGCGCGGCCGCCGAGCTGCCGGTCACCGAGGACGACGAGCAGTGGTTCGGCCCGTCGCTGGGCACCGTGCTGGAGGTCCTGGTGCAGCGCGGGATCCTGCGCCGTCGACCCGGGGGCTGGTACTGGACGCGGCCGGACCGCCCCGGCGAGCACGTCTCGCTGCGGGGCATCGGCGACGTCGTCAGCGTCGTCGAGACCCGGACCGGCCGGGTGGTCGGCACGGTCGACGGCACCTCGGCGCACTCCCAGGTGCACACCGGGGCGGTGCACCTGCACCAGGGCGAGACCTATGTCGTCACCGACCTCGACCTCGAGGGCGCCACCGCGAGCGTCGTCCGCGGCGATCCCGGGTGGAGCACCCAGGCGACGTCGGTCTCCTCCTTCGACCTCGTCGCCGAGGAGGAGGCCAGCGAGCACGGACCGGTGCGGGTGAGCTACGGCCGGGTGCGGGTGCGCGAGCAGGTGACCGGCTTCCTGCGCCGCCTGCCCGGCGGGGAGGTCATCGGCACCCACCCGCTGACGCTGCCCGAGCGCAGCCTGTCCACCCGCGGCGTGTGGTGGACCATGCAGCCGGACGCCCTGGCCGCGGCAGGGGTCACCGAGGCGGAGGTGCCCGGGGCGGCGCACGCGGCCGAGCACGCGGCCATCGGCATGCTGCCCCTGCTGGCGACCTGCGACCGCTGGGACATCGGCGGGGTCTCGACCGCCTGCCACCCGGACACCGGGCTGCCGACGATCCTCGTCCACGACGGCCACCCGGGGGGAGCCGGCTTCGCCGAGCGCGCCCACCAGCGGCTGCGGGAGTGGCTGGCCGCGACCCGCGAGACGATCGCCGACTGCCCCTGCGAGTCGGGGTGCCCCTCGTGCGTGGTCTCGCCGAAGTGCGGCAACGGCAACGAGCCGCTGAGCAAGGCGGGGGCGGTGGCCCTGCTCGACGTCGTCCGGGACGCGACCAGGGTCGCCGCGAGCTAG